The genomic DNA TTTGAATAAATCAACCTTACGGATGACTCATACAAACACAAGACTCAATGACGCTATCACTCATCTTAGATATCGAAGTGCAAACCGCATTCTCGTTGTAAGCCATTAAAACGGGTTTCTTCTTCAGACATACCTAACTCAAGTGGTTTGCTTGAGTGAGTATCACCTACCGACACATAACCTTGTTCCCATAATGGGTGATATGGCAAGTCATGTTCAGTTAAGTACATGTGCACGTCTTTGTTGCTCCACTCAATGATGGGTAACAATTTAAAACGTTTGCCGCTAATGGCTAAAATAGGCAAAGCTTCACGGGTACTAGACTGACTGCGACGTAAGCCAGCAAACCAAGTACCAATATTCAATTCAGCTAATGCACGCTGCATAGGCTCAACTTTATTGATGCGATTATATTCATCCAACCCATCTATGCCCTGCTCCCACAGCTTACCAAAACGCGCTTCTTGCCACGCTTGGGTTTGACCCGCTTGATACACTTTAAGATTCAGGTTTAAACGCTCGGTTAACTGATCAATAAATTGATAGGTCTCGGGGAACAAATAACCCGTGTCGGTTAAAATCACCGGAATATCGCTTTGCGCTTGAGTCACCATGTGTAACATCACCGCGCCTTGAATACCAAAGCTAGACGACAATGCATGCTCGCCTGGTAAATATGCTAGACCCCAAGCCACTCGTTGCTGCGCCGTTAACCCGGCTAAAAACTGATTAATCGTTTCCAGCGCAGCGGTTTGCTCTGCAAGAGGCGCTAATAACAACGCCTGCAATTGAGCGGGAGTGACACCATGATCGACGCCGGCATCAGTTGATGCAGTCGTTACCACTTCATTACCCATGAAAATCCTTAGCGGCGTCAATAACCGCCTTCACCACGCCGATACGCACGGTGAAGTTACCAAAGGTTTCGCCAGCATCACGTTCGGTGGCGTAGCGGCCAAACAAGGTATCCAATTCCGCTAAAATTTCGGCTTCTTGAATGTTTTCTTTATGCATTTTATTTAAACGCGTACCTTCAAAGCTAGCGCCTAAATACAAATTGTAACGACCCGGTGCTTTACCCACTAAACCAATTTCGGCGGCAAATGGACGCGCACACCCGTTGGGACAACCTGTCATTCGCACTACTATTGATTGCTCGCTAATACCGTGTTTAGCCTGTAGCGCATCGATGTGATCGATAAACTCAGGGAAATAACGCTCAGCTTCAGCCATTGCTAATGGGCACGTGGGTAACGCCACACAGGCAATTGAATGGCCGCGAGTGCCACTTAACACTTGGCCTAATAAACCATGCTTACGGGCTAGGCCTTCAATGTCGGCTTTATCTTCTGCTGCAACACCGGCAATAATCATGTTCTGATTTGAGGTCATGCGGAAATCGCCTTTATGGATGTTGGCAATTTCACGTAAACCTGTTTGTAAGGTTTGACCGGGTAAATCTTTAATACGGCCACTTTCAATAAATAGCGTTAAGTGCCATTTGTTGTCGATACCTTCAACCCAACCATAACGATCGCCGCGATCACCAATGGTCACATCACGCTTTGGTTCAAATTTCACTCCAGCACGTTTTTCAACTTCAGCTTTAAATGCGTCAAGACCATGGTCAACAATGGTGTACTTTAAACGGGCACGTTTACGTACTTCACGGTTACCCCAGTCTCGTTGAACGGTCATTACCGCTTCGGCAAACTTGGTGACGTCGTCCGTGTTAATAAAGCCCAAATCATCGGCTAAACGTGGGAAAGTTTCAACTTCACCGTGGGTAGAGCCCATACCGCCACCCGCCACTAAGTTAAAGCCCACTAACTCACCGGCTTGTGCTACCGCGATAAAACCAAGGTCATTGGTATACACGTCTACGTCGTTATGGGGCGGAACGGCAACAGCCATTTTAAATTTACGAGGCAAATACGTTTTGCCGTAAACAGGCTCTACGGTTTCTGTGCCTAATAGCTTTTCTTCATCTAACCAAATCTCAGCATACGCGCGAGTGTGTGGTAATAAATGATCAGATAAGTGCTTAGCGACGGCATATGCTTGCGCATGTAACCTAGACTCAACCGGATTTGGATTACACATCACATTGCGGTTTACGTCACCACAGGCAGCAATAGAATCTAATGCGGCGCGATCAAGTCCTTGGATCAAGGTTTTTAGATTACGCTTGGGAATGCCGTGATACTGAAACGTTTGGCGGGTGGTTAACCGAATACTGTTTGAGGTGGTGAGTGTCGATGATATTTTATCCACGGCTAACCACTGCTCTGGGGTACAAATACCACCCGGCACGCGTGCACGTAACATAAAGCTATGCAGAGGTTCTAATTTTTGCTCTTTACGCTCGTTACGTAAATCACGGTCATCTTGCTGATAAAAACCGTGGAATTTAATCAGCTGTTGATCGCCCTCGCTAAACGATCCAGTGACTTGGGTATCTAACCCTTCTTGGATGTCACCGCGCAAATAATCACTGTCGTCTTTTAAGTATTCGTTTACTGCTAACTTTTGCTCACTCATGGCCTTGGCCTCTCTTAATTCTGTTCAATTCACTCGCGCTAATAGACTGCTAAATATTTATAATTTACTAACAGTGGGCTGAGTTAATACACATCTTTTTGGTAACGTTTTTCGCTACGCAGTGTTTCAAAGTAAGCTTCTGCGTCATCAAAGCTTAAGCCACCTTGTTCAACCGCGATGTTTACTAATGCTTGATGGACGTCTTTTGCCATACGCTCGGCATCACCACAGATATACACATGGGCGCCCTTTTGTAACCACTGCCATAACGCTTCAGCTTGTTCTGCAATGCGGTGCTGAACATACACTTTATCAGCTTGATCCCGTGAGAAAGCCACATCTAAACGCGACAAACCGCCGTTTTTAAGATATTGCTGCCACTCAACTTGGTATAAGAAATCTTGTTCAAAATGCGGGTTACCAAAGAATAGCCAGCTGTCACCCGACACACCGTCTGCCGCGCGTTGCTGCATAAAGGCGCGGAATGGCGCAACACCGGTACCAGGACCCACCATGATGACAGGCGTTTGTGGATTTTCTGGTAAACGAAAATGGTTATTCTGCTCAACGTACACGTTAATCTGTTGACCTTCTTGTGCTGACGCTAAGAAATGCGATGCGCCGCCAAAACGAGCCTGGCCTTGACGTTCATCTTCAACCAACGCCACGGTTAAGTGCACTTCAGCTTCAACTTCTGCTTGGCTAGAGGCAATGGAGTATAGCCGTGGTGTTAGCGGACGTAACATACCAACTAACTGCGTCGCGCTGACTTTCGCTGGATATACAGCCACTAAATCGGCTAATTGGTGCTGTAGAATAAATTGTCTGGTTTGCTCTTTATCTTCACCAATAGCCGCAAGTTCTGCATTGCCGCTCAACTCAGCCCATGTTTTCACTAGGCCTGGGTATAACTGAGTGAGTTCTTTCTTGTCGGTTAACGCCGCTTTTAATGATAGTGACTCTTTCGCCACAGTCACATTGTCGTCTGCTGCTAAACCAAGCGCGGCGATCACTTCATCGACCAGCGCTTGGTTATTGCTAAACCACACCCCTAATGCATCACCCACTTGATAAGTTAATCCTGACTCGCCTAAATCAATTTCAACATGGCGTACATCACGATCAGAATCTCGACCGGTAATTTTTTGGCTTACCAGTAC from Shewanella psychromarinicola includes the following:
- a CDS encoding phosphoadenylyl-sulfate reductase — its product is MGNEVVTTASTDAGVDHGVTPAQLQALLLAPLAEQTAALETINQFLAGLTAQQRVAWGLAYLPGEHALSSSFGIQGAVMLHMVTQAQSDIPVILTDTGYLFPETYQFIDQLTERLNLNLKVYQAGQTQAWQEARFGKLWEQGIDGLDEYNRINKVEPMQRALAELNIGTWFAGLRRSQSSTREALPILAISGKRFKLLPIIEWSNKDVHMYLTEHDLPYHPLWEQGYVSVGDTHSSKPLELGMSEEETRFNGLQRECGLHFDI
- the cysI gene encoding assimilatory sulfite reductase (NADPH) hemoprotein subunit; this encodes MSEQKLAVNEYLKDDSDYLRGDIQEGLDTQVTGSFSEGDQQLIKFHGFYQQDDRDLRNERKEQKLEPLHSFMLRARVPGGICTPEQWLAVDKISSTLTTSNSIRLTTRQTFQYHGIPKRNLKTLIQGLDRAALDSIAACGDVNRNVMCNPNPVESRLHAQAYAVAKHLSDHLLPHTRAYAEIWLDEEKLLGTETVEPVYGKTYLPRKFKMAVAVPPHNDVDVYTNDLGFIAVAQAGELVGFNLVAGGGMGSTHGEVETFPRLADDLGFINTDDVTKFAEAVMTVQRDWGNREVRKRARLKYTIVDHGLDAFKAEVEKRAGVKFEPKRDVTIGDRGDRYGWVEGIDNKWHLTLFIESGRIKDLPGQTLQTGLREIANIHKGDFRMTSNQNMIIAGVAAEDKADIEGLARKHGLLGQVLSGTRGHSIACVALPTCPLAMAEAERYFPEFIDHIDALQAKHGISEQSIVVRMTGCPNGCARPFAAEIGLVGKAPGRYNLYLGASFEGTRLNKMHKENIQEAEILAELDTLFGRYATERDAGETFGNFTVRIGVVKAVIDAAKDFHG
- a CDS encoding assimilatory sulfite reductase (NADPH) flavoprotein subunit codes for the protein MLLKELSALASPLSQGQVDKLKQLTSELSSVQLAWVSGYLAASANQGQSGVETTTETSAAPTVTILYGSQTGNGRGVAKELAAKAQAQGYAVNLASMGEYNVRQLKQETILLLLVSTHGEGEAPDDAIELHKFLTSKRAPKLDNLHYSVLALGDSSYEFFCQTGKDFDARLSALGATSLLPLVECDVDYEDISQQWQDSVVEAVKPYIQASSASVVSIGTASVAGESEYTKQNPYTAEVLVSQKITGRDSDRDVRHVEIDLGESGLTYQVGDALGVWFSNNQALVDEVIAALGLAADDNVTVAKESLSLKAALTDKKELTQLYPGLVKTWAELSGNAELAAIGEDKEQTRQFILQHQLADLVAVYPAKVSATQLVGMLRPLTPRLYSIASSQAEVEAEVHLTVALVEDERQGQARFGGASHFLASAQEGQQINVYVEQNNHFRLPENPQTPVIMVGPGTGVAPFRAFMQQRAADGVSGDSWLFFGNPHFEQDFLYQVEWQQYLKNGGLSRLDVAFSRDQADKVYVQHRIAEQAEALWQWLQKGAHVYICGDAERMAKDVHQALVNIAVEQGGLSFDDAEAYFETLRSEKRYQKDVY